CACCCGGGCGCCGCTGCGCAGCGCGTAACGGTAGGCGGCACGGGTGGTCCGACGCGGCCAGACGTAGTCGTTGCCCACCACGAACCAGCGCCGCACCCCCAGGTCGGCGGCGAGCACCCGCATCGCCGGCCAGAGCTGCGCGTCCGGCGTCTCGCTGGTGAGGAAGACCCCTTCGGTACGCTCACCGCCCTCGTACAGCGCGGTGTAGACGTACGGCACCCGGTGCGCGATCCGGGGCGCCACCGCCTGCCGTACCGAGGAGATGTGCCAGCCCGTGACGCCCTGCACCGCGCCCATCGACACCAGGGCCTCCACCTCGGCGGCGACCTCGGCCGGCGGCGCGCCGCCGTCGACCGGCACCAGCCGCAGCTCGCGGCCGAGCACCCCGCCGCGCTGGTTGACCTCCTCCACCGCGAGCTGGGCGCAGAGTTCGCAGCTCGGCCCGAACATGCCCGCCGGCCCGCGCATCGGATACACAAGCGCGATGCTGACCACACCCCGGTCGACGGTGAGCCAGGACGCCCCGGCGGTGATGCTCTCCCCCGCCGCTGGACGCCCGGACCCCGGTGCCGGCGCGGACATGAACACATGGTGGCCGCACCCGCTGGCGAAGACCAGACCTCCCCACTGAGCGGGACGTCTCGGTACCATGACACGGCAACCGCCAGGCGGGAGTGCCATGTCAGACCTTCCCGGCTCCACAGCCGACCTGCTGCCCCTGCTCACCCGCGCCGAGCGGCTGCTCGCGCGCCGGGTCGGCGGGGTGCTCGCCGACGAGTCGCTGAGCATCGAGGCGTGGCGGGTGCTCTGCCTGCTCGCCGACGGCCTGGGCCATCCGATGACCGAGATCGCCGCCGCGGCTTCCCTGCCGCCCGGCACGCTCACCAAACTGGTCGACCAACTCGTCGACCGTAACCTGGTCTTCCGCCGGGTCGACGCGATCGACCGCCGTCGCATCCGGGCCTACCTGACCGCCCGGGGCCGCCGCGAGCACGAGCGCCTCGCCGCGCGGATCCACGCCGACCTGGCCGACCTGGCCACCCCGGACGACCCCGCCCTGGCCACCCTGGCCACCCTGCTGACCAACCTCACCACCCGCCTGACCCCAACCCCAACCCCCACCCCCACCCCGGCCTAACCCCCACCCCACCCGTTACCTTTTGATCGTCCCCAGCCGGGGACTCCTCGGTCGCCCGGCCCGGTATGACTTCCTGCCCCTGTCGTAGGCATGATCCGGGGGGTGTTGTCGCCGGGTCGGGTGGCGTCGGCGGACCGCTGATAGGGACACGGCCGCCCTGTTTGGGGTTGGTCTCTTCGTAACGTGGGTGCCGGCAGTCCGACGCCTGGACCTGTGGCCGAGGCCACGGACGATGCGTGGAGGCGGGTGTGGTGCACGGCGGATACGGCGTCTACCTCGGGTTGGATGTCGGTAAGGGTGATCATCACGCGGTCGGGTTGGCGCCGGACGGCAAGCGGCTGCACGACGCACCGTTGCCGAACACCGAGGCTCGGCTGAGGCAGTTGTTCGACAAACTCGCCGGCCACGGTCGGGTGCTGGTGGTGGTCGACCAGCCCGCCTCGATCGGCGCCCTGCCGGTCGCGGTGGCTCGGGCATGCGGTCATCAGGTGGCCTACCTGCCCGGCCTGGCGATGCGCCGGATCGCCGATCTGCACCCCGGAAGCGCGAAGACCGACGCCCGCGACGCCTATGTCATCGCTGATGCCGCCCGCACCCTGCCGCACACGCTGCGGCGGGTCGACGTCGGAGATGAGGCTCTGGCCGAGTTGGAGGTCCTCGTCGGCTTCGACGACGACCTCGCTGGCGAGGCCACGCGCGTGTCGAACCGTATCCGGGGACTACTCACCCAGATTCATCCCGCCCTGGAACGGGTTCTCGGCCCGAAGGTGCACCACAAGGCCGTGCTGGAGTTGCTGTCGCGCTGCGGCGGACCGGCCGGACTCCGCAAAGCCGGTCGCCGCAAACTACTCTCGATCGCCGCCGTCCACGCACCCCGCATGGGTGAACGGCTCATCGAACAGCTCATGGCAGCCCTCGACGAACAGACCGTCACCGTCCCCGGCACCCAAGCAGCCGAGACGATCCTGCCCCGTCTCGCCGACAGCCTCCGCGACGTCCTACACCAACGCGACCAAGTCGCCGACCAGGTCGAGAGGATGCTTGATGCACACCCTCTTGCCCCGGTCCTGACATCGATGCCCGGCATCGGCGTCAGGACCGCCGCCCGGATCCTGCTCGAAGTCGGCGACGGCACCGCCTTCGCCACCCCCGGCCACCTCGCCGCCTACGCCGGCCTCGCCCCCGTCACCCGACGCTCCGGCACCAGCATCCGCGGCGAGCACCCACCCCGAGGCGGCAACAAGAACCTCAAACGCGCGTTCTTCCT
This DNA window, taken from Micromonospora sp. FIMYZ51, encodes the following:
- a CDS encoding substrate-binding domain-containing protein, translating into MSAPAPGSGRPAAGESITAGASWLTVDRGVVSIALVYPMRGPAGMFGPSCELCAQLAVEEVNQRGGVLGRELRLVPVDGGAPPAEVAAEVEALVSMGAVQGVTGWHISSVRQAVAPRIAHRVPYVYTALYEGGERTEGVFLTSETPDAQLWPAMRVLAADLGVRRWFVVGNDYVWPRRTTRAAYRYALRSGARVVGHHFLPLETHGYAEVLRRIERSDADAVLMLLVGADAVRFNRAFARSGLDQRCLRLSTLMDENMLLASGAANTRRLFSTAGFFAGLVTQENLDFHGAFARRFGLEAPPLGSLGESCYEGVMLLAALIAEAGTLDVRAVEASAEVVSYDGPRGELRLRRRHVRQRIYLAEADGLDFTVLAEL
- a CDS encoding MarR family transcriptional regulator, translated to MSDLPGSTADLLPLLTRAERLLARRVGGVLADESLSIEAWRVLCLLADGLGHPMTEIAAAASLPPGTLTKLVDQLVDRNLVFRRVDAIDRRRIRAYLTARGRREHERLAARIHADLADLATPDDPALATLATLLTNLTTRLTPTPTPTPTPA
- a CDS encoding IS110 family transposase, which gives rise to MHGGYGVYLGLDVGKGDHHAVGLAPDGKRLHDAPLPNTEARLRQLFDKLAGHGRVLVVVDQPASIGALPVAVARACGHQVAYLPGLAMRRIADLHPGSAKTDARDAYVIADAARTLPHTLRRVDVGDEALAELEVLVGFDDDLAGEATRVSNRIRGLLTQIHPALERVLGPKVHHKAVLELLSRCGGPAGLRKAGRRKLLSIAAVHAPRMGERLIEQLMAALDEQTVTVPGTQAAETILPRLADSLRDVLHQRDQVADQVERMLDAHPLAPVLTSMPGIGVRTAARILLEVGDGTAFATPGHLAAYAGLAPVTRRSGTSIRGEHPPRGGNKNLKRAFFLAAFASLADPVSRAYYDRKRAEGKRHNAALICLARRRCDVLYAMLRDKIPYQPRPTSPVPA